In the Arthrobacter sp. CDRTa11 genome, CCGTCATCCAGGACCGGACGCACCAGGGGAGCATGGTCCCTGGGGTAGTACCGGCCGCGCCCAATGTAGGCAATCCAGAGTTTGCGCCTCACCCCGTCAACCTTCAGCGTGGTGGGCGTTCCGGCTGCGAACGTCCGGAACATGGCCACAACTCCGGCGAGCGGCTTGCCCAGCGCCGGCTGCAGCTGCTCACGGCGCCGCACCAGATTCGGATACAGGCCGATGCTCGCAGTGTTGAGCATCACCAGCTCGGCAGTCTCCGGGTTTTCTGGAAGACCCCGCTCCACGGAAACTATCCCGACGTCGGCAAGAGCCGCTTCCCCGCTCCCGGCGGCAGCCAGGGCCGCCTTGAGGGACCCTGTGCCGGCGTCCCTTGCAAAGTGATTGAGGGTACCTCCGGGCAGGACCAGCAAGGGCAGCGAATGCTGGATCGCGGCAGCAGCCGCGGTGCCAACGGTTCCGTCGCCGCCCCAAACTCCCAGCGCAACGGTTCCTGGAAAGCGGGCGGTCGACTGGAGCTCCTCCTCCAGCTTCTCTCCCGCCTCGACAGTATTTATGTACGCCTTTGGGAATACTTCCTGGAGTGCCACCGCCGTCTCAGTCGTAAAGGATCCACCGAGCGTGTTCACCACAATGCTGAGTCCGTCACCGCCGGGCAGTTGCGGGGCTGAGGTCCGGCTGCGGGCGGTTTCAGGGAAGGGAGGACGGACCGGCCACCACTTTCGGGTGATGAGTGCTGCCCCCGCCCCGATGGCGGAACCGAACAGGACATCGGACGGCCAGTGTGCGCCGGTATGGACCCGTGAGTAGGCAACCCCAGCCGCCACCGGGGCCAGGGCCATGCCCAGCGACGGTCTGACCAGGCCTGCCCCCACCGCGAATGCAATCGCCGATGCGGAATGTCCGGACGGCATAGACGAACTGGTGGGCTGGGGATGCACAAACCGGAAAACAGGAAGGTGTTCCGGCAGCGGACGGGCCCGCGGCAGCAGGGTCTTGAACCCTATATTGGTCACGGCCGACGCCACAGCCTGCGCGATGAGTCCGTGCAGTGCGGCCCGCCGCGGCTTTCCGGGAAAGGCAGCCATCACCGCGGCCGCACCCATCCACAGCTTGCCGTGGTTGGCGGACGCGGAGAGACGGCGGAAAAAGGTGTCGTGGTTTCCGCCAGGGAAGTCTGAAACAGCCCGGACCAGGTGCCGGTCAAAGCGACTGATCCAGCCCGGGCTTCTGCCCCACATCCTGCGCATGTCCCCACCATACCGCCGGATTCCGCGGCCCTTCGCCTGCCTCGCAGCCCGTTACGGGTAAACCTGCCGCAGGCAGAGATGAATCCCGCCCGGAGCTACTTGGACGGCAGCGGTTTGGCTGCCCCGGCAAGCAGGAGCGCCACCACGATGGGGGCGAGGATCGCCAGCAGCGCCAGGTGGATTCCCGTGAGGTCCCCCAGGTATCCGAGCAGCGGGGGCCCAGCCAGGAAGGAGACATACCCCAAAGTGGATACAACGGAAACCCTTGCAGCCGCGCGCTTTGGGTCATCCGCCGCCGCGGACATTCCCATGGGGAACGTCAGGGCGGCACCGACGCCCCACAGCGCAGCTCCCACTGCCGCAAGCCACACGTTTCCGGCCAGCACAAACAGGCAAAGCCCGGCTGCTGCGGCCGCCATGCTGGCCCGCAGGACAACCACACGGCCATAAATGTCGATCACGCGGCCGCCAAAGAAGCGCATGGCCGTCATGGCAAGGACAAAGAGGGCAAACATCAGGGCGCCCGTGGACTCTGTGGTGTGGAGCCCGTCTACCGAGGCCTTGGCGATCCAGTCATTGCCGGCACCTTCGGTCAGGGTCGCTCCCAGTACCACCACCCCGATCAGCAGGGTCCGGCTGTCTCGCCAGGCAGAGGGCCCCTTGGCTGGCTTCGGTTCACCGTCGGCAGGAACAGCGGCGGGAAGATGAGGGAGGAAATAGCGCGGCATCAGCAGGGCCACCAGGCCCACGGCGCCGGCGATGACCAACAGGTGAACCGGCAGGCCAATTCCCAGGTTGGACAGGCCAGCACCGATCAACGCTCCCACAAACGCTCCACCGCTGAATGCGGCATGGAACTGCGGCATGATGGTGCGCCTGAGCCGGTGTTCGACGTCGGCCCCTTCGATGTTTTGGGCGACATCCCACAGACCAATCCCGATTCCGAAGAAGAACAGGCAAACGGCGGTGCCGGCAACGGATTCAGCGAGGAGTGACAGGGCAATGCCGACGCCTGACAGCGTTACCAGGACGCCCGCGGCGCGTACCGTGTTGGCCGTCCCGAGCTTGCCCACCACGAGCCCTGCGGTGGGCAGTGCGATCAGTGAACCGATGGCTGTGCACAGCAGGAGCGTGCCCATTTGTCCCGACGTCAGATGCAGCGTTTCGGTCACTGCGGGGATCCGGGCAGCCCAGCTGGCAAAAACCAGGCCGTTGATTCCGAAGACCACGAATGTGGCTATTGCTGCTGCCTTCAGGGCCGGTCCGGCTGTGGTGCTGGTATTGATGCTCATACATTCACTACTTCCACCGAGAGGTTGTTGAGCTGCGCGAGTTCCTGCACAGTAAGGTCCTTTTCAGTCACGATCACGTCCACGAGGTCCAGTTCGGCCACCAGCGCCATCGCCTTGGCATTCCATTTGGAGCCAGCGCAGGCAACAATCACCCGCCCCGAAGACTCCAGCCCGGCCCGCTTCACCGCGGCGTCGTCCAGGTCGTGCGCCAGCAGCCCGTCCTTGAGGTTCAAGGCGCAGGGTGTGACTACAGCGCTGTCAAAGCGGAGGGACCTGATGTTCGATTCCGCCATCGGTCCCCGGAAGCAGAGTTCGCCCGGGACGAGGCTCCCGCCAGGCAGGAGCAGCGAGGGACGTTGCCCGGCATTCCGGTCCTCGGCTGTTACCGCATTCAGGGAACGCAGGGACATGGGCATCAGGGTCAGCTGCCGGCCCCGCAGGGTCCTGGCGATTTCCGTGGCGGTTGTGCCGCTGTCCAACCACACGCGTTCCTGGTCCCGCAGCAATCCGGCCACACCGGCAGCGATACGCAGTTTGATGTCCTGGTCTTCAAGTTCACGCTGACCGTAGCCGGGGTTCTCCCCGCCCACGATGAGGCTCCTTGCACCGCCGTGGATCCGGCGAAGAACGCCGTGCGCTGCGAGCACTTCAAGATCGCGCCGGATGGTTGCTCCTGAGGCGTCGCAGGCCGCCGTCAGGTCCTCAACGCTCACTTCCGCCCGCTCGCGCAGGAGTTCCCCGATCAGCCGGTGGCGCTCATCGGTCTTCATGCTCAAATGCTAGCAATATTTGATCAATTAATCACGCGCTTGATCAAATGATGGCGGTACAGTGGCTGCATGGCTGATGAACTGTTCAAAGACGGCAAGGTATCGGGTACCGGTGAATACCTCAATGGTGAACGGCACGGCCGCTGGACGTTCTATTTCCGGAACGGTCAGGTGAAATCTGAAGCCGGATACGCCAACGGCCAGCTGGATGGACCGTGCGTCTGGTACCGCGAGGGCGGCGGACTGCTCCAGAAAGGCGCCTCCGTGGACGGCCAGCAGGACGGCTTCTGGCAGCGCTGGCACAGCACCGGCGATGTGATGGATGAAGGAAATTACGACGCCGGACGCAAGGTAGGCGAATGGGTCACCTATGCAGCGGACGGCTCAGAGACCAGACGCAGGGCGTATACGTAGCCAAACGCTCCCTCACTTTCTGCGGTAAAAATGCGAACGCTCTCGCATCAACCACCACTTCACTTGCCAGAGAGTATCCTTCTTAGCGGGCGCGCTCCACCCGTTTCTCGTCCCACACCGGTTCGGCCGATTCGTAGACGCGGCCGTCCGAACCGAACACCAGGAAGCGGTCAAAGGTGCGCGCGAACCAGCGGTCGTGCGTCACGGCCAGGACCGTCCCCTCGAAGTGGTCGATGGCCCGTTCCAGCGCCTCGGCAGAGTGCAGATCGAGGTTGTCGGTGGGCTCATCCAACAGCAACAGGGTTGCCCCGGAGAGCTGGAGCAGCAGGATCTGGAACCGTGCCTGCTGGCCGCCGGACAGGGACTCGTACTTCTGCTCCGACTGCCCGGCGAGGCCATAGCCATCCAGTGCCCCGGCCGCCGCCTCCCGGCCCAGCCCCGAGCGGTGTTCGTCGCCGCGGTGCAGGATTTCGAGCAGGGTCTTGCCCAGAAGGTCGGGCCGGACATGGGTCTGGGCAAAAAAGCCAGGCCGGATCCGGGCGCCGAGCTTAACGGTGCCTTCGTGCGGCACCTCGGCGATTTCAACATCTGACACCGGAACGTGCTCGCGCTCGGGATCCGTTCCGCCGGTGGCGAGCAGCCGCAGGAAATGGCTCTTGCCCGAGCCGTTTGAACCCAACACGCCAACGCGGTCGCCAAACCACACCTCCGTGGAGAACGGTTTCATCAGGCCGGTAAGTTCGAGCTTCTCCGCCACAATGGCGCGTTTGGCCGTGCGGCCGCCCTTGAGCCGCATCTTCACGTTCTGCTCGATCGGCAGGGCTTCCGGCGGGCCGGCTTCCAGGAACTTGGCCAGCCGTGTCTGGGCTGCGTGGTAGCGGTTGGCCATGTCGGAGCGGAACGCCGCCTTGTTTTTGTACATGTTGACGAGTTCCTTGAGCTTGATGTGCTCCTCGTCCCAGCGCTTTCGCAGTTCCTCAAAACGTGCGTTCCGGTCCGCGCGTGCATCGACATAGGAGCCGAAGCCACCGCCGTGGACCCACGCCCCGGCGCCGTTGATTCCGGGTTCCAGGGTGACGATACGGCCGGCGGCGTTGTTCAGCAGTTCGCGGTCGTGGCTGATGAAGAAGACGGTTTTTTTGGACTCGTTCAGTTTGTCCTCAAGCCAGCGTTTGCCGGGAACGTCCAGGTAGTTGTCCGGTTCATCCAGCAGCAGCAGTTCATCCGGCCCCGCAAACAGCGCCTCCAGGACAAGGCGCTTCTGCTCACCGCCGGAAAGGCTCGACGCCGGGCGGTGCTGTGCGCGGTCGAAGGGCAGTCCCAGGGCGGCCATGCAGACCTCGTCCCAGACAGTTTCCACGTCGTAGCCGCCGGCATCGCCCCAGTCCACGATGGCCTGGGCGTACCGCATCTGGCTGGGTTCGTCGTCGTGCTCAATCATCGCGAGCTCAGACTCGTCCACGGCGAGGGCGGCAGCTGCCAGAGCGGGCGGAGCGGCGGAAACCAGAAGGTCGCGGACCGTGGAGTCGTCGCGGACCTGGCCGACGAACTGGCGCATGATGCCCATATTCCCTGACCGTCCGATCACGCCTTCGTCAGGCGAAAGGTCACCGGAGATGATGCGGAAGAGGGTGGTTTTCCCGGTGCCGTTGGGGCCGATCAGCGCAGTTTTGGTGCCGTCCGGGACCTTAAAGGTCACGCCGTTGAGCAGCTGGGTGCCGTCGGAGAGGAAGTAATCGATGCCGGAAATGTCAATATGGGCCACGCCAACAATCTTCCCATGCCCACACCACCCCGAGTTTTAGTCCACTTATGGCGACTTCCGGGCGATCCAACCCGCCGTAAGTGGACGAAAACTCCGTCATTAGCCGGCGGCAGTCAGGAATTCCTTCAGCAGGGGCCCGGACGTGGTGGCTCCGAGGCCGCCGTCCTCCACGAAAACAGCCACCGCAAGGTCACCGTGCACGGCCACAATCCATGCGTGGGTTTTGGGCGGGTTCTCGTTGCCGAACTCGGCGGTTCCTGTTTTGGCTGCCACG is a window encoding:
- a CDS encoding toxin-antitoxin system YwqK family antitoxin; its protein translation is MADELFKDGKVSGTGEYLNGERHGRWTFYFRNGQVKSEAGYANGQLDGPCVWYREGGGLLQKGASVDGQQDGFWQRWHSTGDVMDEGNYDAGRKVGEWVTYAADGSETRRRAYT
- a CDS encoding ABC-F family ATP-binding cassette domain-containing protein, with protein sequence MAHIDISGIDYFLSDGTQLLNGVTFKVPDGTKTALIGPNGTGKTTLFRIISGDLSPDEGVIGRSGNMGIMRQFVGQVRDDSTVRDLLVSAAPPALAAAALAVDESELAMIEHDDEPSQMRYAQAIVDWGDAGGYDVETVWDEVCMAALGLPFDRAQHRPASSLSGGEQKRLVLEALFAGPDELLLLDEPDNYLDVPGKRWLEDKLNESKKTVFFISHDRELLNNAAGRIVTLEPGINGAGAWVHGGGFGSYVDARADRNARFEELRKRWDEEHIKLKELVNMYKNKAAFRSDMANRYHAAQTRLAKFLEAGPPEALPIEQNVKMRLKGGRTAKRAIVAEKLELTGLMKPFSTEVWFGDRVGVLGSNGSGKSHFLRLLATGGTDPEREHVPVSDVEIAEVPHEGTVKLGARIRPGFFAQTHVRPDLLGKTLLEILHRGDEHRSGLGREAAAGALDGYGLAGQSEQKYESLSGGQQARFQILLLQLSGATLLLLDEPTDNLDLHSAEALERAIDHFEGTVLAVTHDRWFARTFDRFLVFGSDGRVYESAEPVWDEKRVERAR
- a CDS encoding DeoR/GlpR family DNA-binding transcription regulator, encoding MKTDERHRLIGELLRERAEVSVEDLTAACDASGATIRRDLEVLAAHGVLRRIHGGARSLIVGGENPGYGQRELEDQDIKLRIAAGVAGLLRDQERVWLDSGTTATEIARTLRGRQLTLMPMSLRSLNAVTAEDRNAGQRPSLLLPGGSLVPGELCFRGPMAESNIRSLRFDSAVVTPCALNLKDGLLAHDLDDAAVKRAGLESSGRVIVACAGSKWNAKAMALVAELDLVDVIVTEKDLTVQELAQLNNLSVEVVNV
- a CDS encoding MFS transporter; translated protein: MSINTSTTAGPALKAAAIATFVVFGINGLVFASWAARIPAVTETLHLTSGQMGTLLLCTAIGSLIALPTAGLVVGKLGTANTVRAAGVLVTLSGVGIALSLLAESVAGTAVCLFFFGIGIGLWDVAQNIEGADVEHRLRRTIMPQFHAAFSGGAFVGALIGAGLSNLGIGLPVHLLVIAGAVGLVALLMPRYFLPHLPAAVPADGEPKPAKGPSAWRDSRTLLIGVVVLGATLTEGAGNDWIAKASVDGLHTTESTGALMFALFVLAMTAMRFFGGRVIDIYGRVVVLRASMAAAAAGLCLFVLAGNVWLAAVGAALWGVGAALTFPMGMSAAADDPKRAAARVSVVSTLGYVSFLAGPPLLGYLGDLTGIHLALLAILAPIVVALLLAGAAKPLPSK
- a CDS encoding bifunctional phosphatase PAP2/diacylglycerol kinase family protein; the encoded protein is MRRMWGRSPGWISRFDRHLVRAVSDFPGGNHDTFFRRLSASANHGKLWMGAAAVMAAFPGKPRRAALHGLIAQAVASAVTNIGFKTLLPRARPLPEHLPVFRFVHPQPTSSSMPSGHSASAIAFAVGAGLVRPSLGMALAPVAAGVAYSRVHTGAHWPSDVLFGSAIGAGAALITRKWWPVRPPFPETARSRTSAPQLPGGDGLSIVVNTLGGSFTTETAVALQEVFPKAYINTVEAGEKLEEELQSTARFPGTVALGVWGGDGTVGTAAAAAIQHSLPLLVLPGGTLNHFARDAGTGSLKAALAAAGSGEAALADVGIVSVERGLPENPETAELVMLNTASIGLYPNLVRRREQLQPALGKPLAGVVAMFRTFAAGTPTTLKVDGVRRKLWIAYIGRGRYYPRDHAPLVRPVLDDGVLDVRMITADELFARLRLLWSVLTGTVATSRITHLSEATSLRIESGGSPMVLAVDGEALAGVRRADFRVERHALTYYSPMS